The Dioscorea cayenensis subsp. rotundata cultivar TDr96_F1 chromosome 11, TDr96_F1_v2_PseudoChromosome.rev07_lg8_w22 25.fasta, whole genome shotgun sequence genomic interval gctaaatatttttttgtttctttttaaaatgctGGGTCGGAGTCATTGGACAACTAACactaatcaaaattatatattttaaaattaatttttaaattaattaattaataataaaataaaataaatattttaaaaattaattcacagcaaaattggttaaaattaattaataatttaaaatatataaaactatattaattttataaaattatttttatttaaaaatcaataaaaaaatattatttttttaattatatatatattttttgttaaaatagtgttttaatatgtaaaaataaattaaaaaaattatttaatattttctaaattttttaaacgaacagataggaaaaaaaataaaccttcTAAAACAAACATGCAAATAAGATCGGATGAGGAAGTAATTATtatgcatatatttatttaaataatcaacTATTTAAAAACTGTCAGGTATGACCCCAGCTAAAGGCTTGATAAGTTAAACGCGATcattattcttaaaaatatacACCCACTTCTTGCCCTGCTGCAAGAAcataaatgaagaataatgacaGGTAACATTGATGAGACTTCAGAAGCAACGGACAGCAGAAATTAAAGTGCCgcaaaataaaataccaaagaAACTCTGATGCATTATATAAATCTGGGACAAAGGATAAGGTACTACTGCTCATTTGTAAAAATGTCATTAAACATAGAACACAACCACACACTAAGAAGAAACAAGTACAGGACTAATACCCATTACTTGCCAACGGTTCAACCGTCTCAACTATGCATTGAAGGATAACCAGAGCAAGAGTAAACTCATCACAGCTGTGAAACCTATTGAAGGCAACCCTTGCGAAGCCTTGTTGTCATTCTTTGTGTTCTTGTTTGCAGGAGGACCTGGAACAGCACTCATTAGTCATTAAATAGGTTTGATTATAAGTCAGCAGATGTCTAACAATAATACAACTTAATTTATCATACATGATACTATGACTTGTTAATGCAGATGCAGTTCAGATTTATTGATTGATGTTATATGTATCTTGCACATGCACATGGAAAAAGAGTGATAAAGTATCATGGATTTTTGCTTCTACTTGTATCGACACTCATGGACTGTGTGAACTATACATTGCTAATGCATGACTAAACTGCCGGTCATGAAAACAAGAGACAGCAGAAATTAGCCTAAGCTTTTGAGGCCGATGGAATGCCAAAATTACATGTTAATCAAATATCGACAGATTTAAGTTAAAGATTATGCAACTAGAATGGGTGGTGGAAGAGATATGACACTCTCCCTAGTGATTTGTTTTAGTTTAACTTACACATGGACCATAAACCCGGATTCTCAAATTGTATGGGCCTATGAAAAGATGAGAACCTGAGAATCGGTCAAATAGCACTAGTAGTAAGTAATATACAAAATGTTTCTAGGCATGATTCCCTTGTGTTGGAAGTCCTTATTATATTCTATTTGAAGGAAGTTAAATGTATCAAAATCAGAGGTACCGGCCAGAATTGGTGCATCAGCAAAGTGAGAGGTTTGGTTAATTAATACCATTATACTTATGTTAAGGGCCAATAGATATTTACAAGTACAATATAGCATGTAGATCCCATGTAATAATTTGTACAGAAGAGTCTCATgggagagaaaaaaatttacttgaGAAGTCTAGTTGAAAAGTCTAAAAGAAGGAACATCCTTAAAAATAGGGTGACTGGTGATAAGTATAGACAGTAACCAAAGAAGTAACATAAAGAGCTAGGGCTgtgaatttgtaatttttaaagaaaccACCAAAATTGATACCATGATAAGAAAAGCACTAAACAAAAAAGGCCAAGGACTCTCTAATAAAGTAATAAAAGCACTAAAACCTTTTTCAGTTTATAAGATtacaaacataattaaatgcattctatatttaaagaaaataatcatTAAATAGAGAGCAAACCATCCATAATTTCACAACCATTTTCCAAACTTGGTTTTAGTGCCCATATAGAACCAAGCAATAGCTAAATCGCTACAAATTGTTATCTTTTAACtctaaaaccaagaaaaactcaaaatttatcATCAATGTATACCTAATTTTAGTTGTCATAATCCAAGGTCTTGTTTCACCCACTAGTTAACCTACTTTACAGCGCATAAAGGATCATGTCTGCGCTAAACCCTAGTTGGTAAATGCCAACTAATTTctcttgaaaaaaaaagcatcaaaTTGAACCTAAAATTGCAAATCAATACTCAAATCATGGAAAAAATTGCACACCTGAAGTAGCATTGGTAGAAGCAGGAGCAGCagctgaaaaagaaaagaggaaaaagaaacatacataAGCCCTCAACATCGATCATTCAAATCAAAGCAAAAACCGATCTAAAGATCTAAGCTGAAATGGCCTCACCCTTGCCAGGAGACGCGGAGGTCTTGCAGATGCTCTGATCCTGTGTGATGTTGCAGTGCTTAGGGATCTGAAGGGCTTGATTGATGTCAATGTTGAAGCTCTTAAGGAGATCTTGGTTGGTGAAGAGGGAGCAAAGGCAAGGGAGTTCGTTCTTCACCGCTTCCTTTAGAGGTTCGCAGCACTTCGCCGGTGGTGTGGTGGTGCTGTTGAGGTATGGCGCGCAGGGAATGAGGTTGGATACGCATGATGGGGTCTGGCTCTGCGCTGTCGTCGACGCCGGCAGCGCCGCCGCGAGGAGCGCGATCGCCACGAAGCTCGCCACCGACGAAGCCATGGGTGGtggtttctctctctctcttcttgttGTCTTCTTGAAGACGCTGAGTGACAGCTGTTAAGGGGTATATATAGGAAGAGTTGTGGGACACGTGGCATCATTTAAGGGGAGGTATATCAGTGCGCGAATCTTGATGCAATGTCGGGAGTTGGTCACGGGGTTTGGGCTGCgcattatatatttgtttttttttattattatttttttatttttatatataaagtttatttAGATGAATCAATCAACCATTGATCATATTACGTTTTTGCccttggtttatttattttataaaaattgaaagtttatttgaaattaaatgagGCGCCGGAGTTGTTGATACTTGATAGATGAAATTTaataaagatattaaaaaaagaatatatatatatatatactaaataccACATGCGAATGTCCgcataagataaaaaaaaacaaagatgaaaagatGAGATAAAgaaacactataagaaaactactatttaaaaataatatttttcgtTTCTACTATATTGCTAAATTGAATTAGCAATGGATTAGAAATAgaatttatcagttttaaagtcttttatttttaatttagttaatttAGAGACAGTTGGATGTTGATTTTATGATTCTTAcggattttcataaaattttaaaaaaggacTGTTGAATGTTGGTccataatttttgtaaatttttataaatttttaattttatcaatgttCATAAATTATAcaaactttcatatatatatatatatatatatatatataaactaactgttgaatgttgatttacggctcttatatatttttatagatttCAAAATTTACCAATGTTCATGGATGATGCGtgccctcatatatatatatatatatatatatatatatatatatatatatacaaaatttgaTTGCTCTATTTTCAATAACACAAGGATTGATTATGTATTATAGACTAGAGTGGTCCAATGAGTAAGATTGGTGGATCAAGCAatattctatttaaattagttttttttttaaaactatttatttagtGTACTTGTTTGCTCTAATATATAATACCAAGAATATAGTTCgataatatttcattaaacctaTTTAATTGGTGTCATTAGCTATTTATATCACCCtttcactatttatttttttaataaatatgaataaataataatgagagAGGGTTTTCTAAATATACCACACGCTTTAACTCAATTTAGGAAAGTGCAACTCTAGTTTCTACCTCGTCCGCATTGGACCCTCATGCCAATAGTCAATAGACTTAGGTGCTGTTGCCCTCTCCCACtactcaaaaatttttatttttaacattttttatttcatatatttagatgtcatcaaaccaaataaataaaagtatatatatataactttataagCTTTCATTAGTCTAATTTAATCAGTGCCTTCAACTCTAATccatatatttgatttaaaaaaatttttaaaaataaaacatgttctTCCATTGGATATAAACCAAACATAGCTaatataaatctttttatttaaaaatatttcataagattaaatttttgatttacaAAGGGTGatgcaataaagaaaatatataatcatCAAGCATTGGGAGGTGATGGTTATCATCATTATAAGAGTACATAACTCTAACCATCCTTGCAAGATTGAGGGTTGCATTAATTAAGGGTTGAGGAAATGAGCTTTGAGTGAAGCTTTCTTTGTTAAGCGCATCCCATGTTCCGGAGATCATCAACATCACATGTTCCTGAGCTTCTTTTGCAGTgcattcttgattttctttcatgtATAACTCCATGTATGATCCATCAAACCCTTTTTGATTTTCATCCTGCCATCCATAAATAAaccaattcaatttttttcaattttttttttactaacaaGTGACAAATATCCCCTATTTAAGAGATTATCAAAAGAATAAACAGATACAGAGATGCACTAGTTACGGTGGGTGAAACTACGGTTTCCGCTACATGATATTCACACTCAGACTTATGAACAGTATTGGACCCAAATGTACAGTgcatgaacattaaaaaaacagtTCTGCCGGGTGAAAGATTCGACCCTTTTGCCCTCCTCTTTGTATTCTTTATATCATATCATTAGGCTATCTAATGATGgacactttttcaaaaaatttcgCTTCAATGCTTGACACTcaatgaataatatatttttatttcaaataagtcAAATATCGGTAAATGAATGTACatagaaaatagaaattttgagtaaaaatttggaatgaaatatttgattaatatatttatgtgttgtttttgttaaaagCAAATCAATCATATTATTTAGATCCGTTTTAACCTAAAGcttaagttaataaaattagaaaccaaattttatataatcaaatacatattttctaaattaaccattgtgaaatttttttagttactcgactaaatttttatgaagtaagaaataaaaaatggtgAATAAAATGAGGTACAACcgtacaaattaattaaaataccTCCGTGCATGTATAttgaaataaatggaaaaaaaaacaaaagttgaataaaatgaaaattgtgAAGAGAAAAAggtataattaataaattaaataataatacctTGGCACTTCCTAAATCATCCCAAAGGCGCAGAATAGTCCCTGATTTAGAAACAAAGCTTGGATCATTCTCTATATGTTGTATGTTCTCAAATGTTAAGCCTTGCCCCATTAGAAAAAATAAGTGCACTATTACTATGAAAACTCCTGAACTAGTCACTGCATTTCTCAAGTATTCATCCTTGTTTGGTATTTGTTTTGATGCAAACCACTTTGCTTCTTGAAGGAAAGCATTGCACAATTTTCCCCactaaaagcaaaaagaaaagaaaaaaaaaacatatcattgACAAATTAAGCTCGGTTgatcagttttgaataaaatattaaataaaatataaataaaaataattgatatgcATACCGATTTGCTTAATGTGTTAATAGGATTCCATCCATATTCTTTGAGAGTTATTTCAGCGATCTCATTAGTAACATTGTATAATGCATTAAAACAAACCTTCATGTAATTTGGAAGGTTATTGATAGCTGAAATATCCCACctacaagtaaataaataaatatatatatcaactcatGTAATTTGGAAGGTTATCGATAGCTGAAATATCCCACCtacaagtaaatatatatatatcaactattaaaaaatatttttaattgaaaaaaaatatttagaatttttctatatatatatattattgtttctatataataataattttttttgactAATAAAGCAACAAACTCTCTCAATTAAGAGATTGTCAAAAGAGACAAATAGATATAGAAATGTATCAATTACGGTGGCACAATATACTTATTTAACATCATTTAAACATGAATGAGAAATAagtatatgtaaattttaaatatctaacAAGTCATATATAACTATAATGAAAGCAAAAAGTCTATAATCCTATTCATCGgtgagtgtgtgtgtatatatatatacatatgcttACTTGTTGATGGCTTGAGTGAAAAGAGAGAGTTCATCTAGGGTTCCATAGACATCAAAAATATCATCTATTATGTAGATGAAGGCAATTGCTTTTGTGAGCTCAATTCTACACTTTGAATGATGTGGCTGTGGAACCATTGTCAAAGGCCACATGTACCACTTCAATGGTTGGTCCCTCACAAAGCTCAGCTCTTGTGCCAACCCTGCCTTCTTCCACCAACTAcaacagaaaataaaaagattaaaaaaaaatcaagataaaattatttagtttcTATCTAACATTATGTTTAAcaatattcattgctttttattattattgttagtgcaaccgcactataattggtatgatttgacaccaaAGACAAAATGGCAAGGAATCTTATCTTGAAGGCATATATTTTGACGATCTTGGTGAAGCTATTTTTGATAATGTGTTacaatttgaagacaagatcatatcaagaccatatttagtgatatttgattggagactaaatatggGTGAAAGCTTAATTGaggaaatacctatcaatggtattattgaagactattgaaagtatgatttgaagaagtcTTAATAGATTGATggaagactattaagggcaagatttgaagacatgtctattgttggcatgattgggTTGATTGATTAAAGATCTTTCTTAGGAAAATTTGAAGagcaaacttgggtgaattgaagatcaagtttggtaagtttcgTGAAGATGCACAAGGATGTGCGCCCCCTGCGAGGAGACTTATTTCGTGGCGAGAAACTGAGGAGGTAGCTAGTTGCCGGTAGTTGGAATTTGGAGATCGGGCTGCAccgactcagactaagcatgactgggaggttgatgggtcttgagatCGTTTGCAACGTAAACCGTAACTCACCAACTCAGCAGATGCAGCTATATTACAATTTATGTTACATACAGAGTCgaacaactaattttggaaagtttttaaattagcaaccatgagattctaaaaagagtaTGACTGCTATATTTTGGACGTATATGCTTATATAAGCTCACCTTTCTAAGATTGGAGTGGAGGAGAGTGCGTGAGCACTGGACAATCTAGAGAGGTAGAGTGATCA includes:
- the LOC120271501 gene encoding (3S,6E)-nerolidol synthase 2, chloroplastic/mitochondrial-like isoform X2, with the protein product MVRDMLFSKEGNKTPLQSMVLIDTLQYMGLDHLFKEEIGSTLSSIYDNFTHQRDHGRHNLFESSLFFRLFREHGYSVSPKMLKKFIDKNGEFKLASSKDIKGLMSLYEASHLNIGEDILRKGKEFSSKHLWDSIEWLDNKHANQVKETLEHPYHMSIQRYKARRYISMHQDDERGCKDVVFELAKSEFNAVQLLHQRELNAILRWDISAINNLPNYMKVCFNALYNVTNEIAEITLKEYGWNPINTLSKSWGKLCNAFLQEAKWFASKQIPNKDEYLRNAVTSSGVFIVIVHLFFLMGQGLTFENIQHIENDPSFVSKSGTILRLWDDLGSAKDENQKGFDGSYMELYMKENQECTAKEAQEHVMLMISGTWDALNKESFTQSSFPQPLINATLNLARMVRVMYSYNDDNHHLPMLDDYIFSLLHHPL
- the LOC120271809 gene encoding non-specific lipid transfer protein GPI-anchored 8-like, encoding MASSVASFVAIALLAAALPASTTAQSQTPSCVSNLIPCAPYLNSTTTPPAKCCEPLKEAVKNELPCLCSLFTNQDLLKSFNIDINQALQIPKHCNITQDQSICKTSASPGKAAAPASTNATSGPPANKNTKNDNKASQGLPSIGFTAVMSLLLLWLSFNA
- the LOC120271501 gene encoding (3S,6E)-nerolidol synthase 2, chloroplastic/mitochondrial-like isoform X1, which codes for MVRDMLFSKEGNKTPLQSMVLIDTLQYMGLDHLFKEEIGSTLSSIYDNFTHQRDHGRHNLFESSLFFRLFREHGYSVSPKMLKKFIDKNGEFKLASSKDIKGLMSLYEASHLNIGEDILRKGKEFSSKHLWDSIEWLDNKHANQVKETLEHPYHMSIQRYKARRYISMHQDDERGCKDVVFELAKSEFNAVQLLHQRELNAILSWWKKAGLAQELSFVRDQPLKWYMWPLTMVPQPHHSKCRIELTKAIAFIYIIDDIFDVYGTLDELSLFTQAINKWDISAINNLPNYMKVCFNALYNVTNEIAEITLKEYGWNPINTLSKSWGKLCNAFLQEAKWFASKQIPNKDEYLRNAVTSSGVFIVIVHLFFLMGQGLTFENIQHIENDPSFVSKSGTILRLWDDLGSAKDENQKGFDGSYMELYMKENQECTAKEAQEHVMLMISGTWDALNKESFTQSSFPQPLINATLNLARMVRVMYSYNDDNHHLPMLDDYIFSLLHHPL